In a single window of the Cydia pomonella isolate Wapato2018A chromosome 2, ilCydPomo1, whole genome shotgun sequence genome:
- the LOC133534405 gene encoding uncharacterized oxidoreductase TM_0325-like, whose amino-acid sequence MSFNSKVVIVTGASSGIGAATALLFAKEGADVALVAPNSTKLAAVAKQIEALGKTPLIIPADLANETEAGTVVSQTVNHFGKLDVLINNAGIEVQGSILNGNALEAYDKVMKLNVRVVIQLTTLAAPFLAKTKGNIVNVSSIASTLTSKYPTGLPYYVSKAALDYFTRCSALELASTGVRVNSVNPGPVDNEFVANNKLGDASVINKERAKIAALGFLAKSEEIADVILFLASEKARSVTGSSYVIDNGFLLKG is encoded by the coding sequence atGTCTTTCAATAGTAAAGTAGTGATAGTGACTGGTGCTAGCTCCGGTATTGGTGCAGCGACGGCATTACTCTTCGCTAAGGAAGGCGCAGACGTGGCTCTCGTCGCGCCGAACTCGACAAAGCTCGCAGCCGTCGCCAAGCAAATCGAAGCGCTAGGCAAGACACCACTGATCATCCCAGCTGACCTTGCCAATGAAACAGAAGCTGGCACAGTCGTCTCACAAACGGTCAACCACTTTGGAAAATTAGACGTACTCATCAATAATGCTGGAATAGAAGTACAGGGATCCATTCTGAATGGTAATGCATTAGAAGCGTACGATAAAGTAATGAAACTAAACGTTCGGGTGGTGATCCAGCTGACTACCTTAGCCGCTCCTTTCCTCGCTAAGACTAAGGGGAACATTGTCAACGTTTCAAGCATAGCATCAACACTCACGAGCAAATATCCGACGGGTCTACCATATTACGTATCGAAAGCAGCGTTGGACTATTTTACTCGGTGTTCAGCATTGGAACTAGCTTCTACCGGAGTCAGAGTAAACAGCGTCAATCCTGGACCGGTCGACAATGAATTTGTTGCCAACAACAAACTTGGAGATGCCAGTGTTATCAATAAGGAACGCGCGAAAATCGCTGCCCTCGGATTTCTGGCCAAGAGCGAAGAGATTGCAGATGTGATTCTGTTCCTAGCTAGCGAGAAGGCTAGAAGCGTTACTGGTTCCAGCTATGTCATTGACAACGGGTTCCTTTTGAAGgggtaa